The window GCCGAGCGCCGGCGAGTGAAGCAGGATTTGCACGACGACTGGTAGCAGTCACTTCCCCAATAGCTTCGCCACGTGTTTGGCGAGCAGATCGGCTTCGAGGTTCACGCGGGCGCCGGCTTTCAGGCCGGGGAGGTGAGTGACGTCGAAGGTGTGCGGGGTGATCCAGAAGCGGGCGCTGGTTTCGGTGAGTTCGGCGATGGTGAGCGAGATGCCGTCGACGCACAGCGAGCCCTTGTCGATGCACAGCTTCGCGATCTCGGGGGGCAGGGAGACATCGAAGATGTGGTCTTGGCCGCGTTGGTCCAAGGCGAGAACGGTGCCGGTGGCATCGACGTGGCCTTGGACGAAGTGGCCGCCGAAGCGATCGCCGGCGCGGAGGGCGCGTTCGAGATTCACGATCGAGGCGTCTGTTAGGTCGCCGAGCGAGGTGACGGCAAGGGTTTGGCCGAGGAGGTCGAAGCTGGCGCCTGTGGCGTCGATGTCGGCGACGGTGAGACAGCAGCCGTTGACGGCGACGGATTCGCCCATTTCGAGTTCGGCGGCGAAGGGGATCTCCAGCGAGAGGCGGGCTTGTTCGCCGCGGGGCTCAAGCGAGCGAACGCGGCCGATGGCTTCTACGAGTCCGGTGAACATGATCTGTTAGTGGGCGGGCGATTCGGTGGTGGCCTCTTTGGGCGGCGGGGCGGCGAACATCTCATCGATGCCGCGGTCGGGGAAAAACATCATGCAGGCGGCCACGATGATCGTCGGGATCAGTGCGCCGACGGCGAGTTTCATGGGCGATACGCCATCGCCGAAGAAGCGGCCGAGCAGGGCTTGTCCGGCGGGATTCGGGGCATTGGCGATGACCGTCAGGCCGCCGCCGGTCACGGCACCGGCGAGCACGGCATATTTCAATTGCGGGCCGAGACCTTCCACCTGGCTGGCGAGGAAGGTGATGGCGGCGTTGTCATTGAAGGAGGTGAGAAGCGTCGAGCCGAGGAAGAGCGGCCATTCCTTCAGGCTGGTGATGATCGGGCCGAGCCACCAGCCCTGCAGGCCGCCGTGCACAACGAGGCCGCCGAGGAAGAAGCCGACCAAGATGGGGCCGCGCAGGATCATGGCGGACTGGTGGTGTTCCGTGGCCTGTGAGAAGGCTAGGAAGAAGAGGAAACCGCCGATGAAGAGCGGCGGGTAGTGGGCGAATGCCACCGTCCAGGCCATGAAGGCGAGGTGGGTGAGGGTGACGAAGAGCGGCACCGGGCGATCCTTTTCGATCAGGTCGCCCTTGCCATCGCCGTCATGATCGCCGGAGCGGACGGCCATTTCGGCGAGTTCCTTGCGGAAGATCGCGAAGTAGAGGAAGGAGGAGATGAGGATCGAGACCACGGCCTTGTCGCCGTAGTGGAGGAGCATCTCGGGCGTGGTAAGTCCCCATTTCGAGGCGACCATCAGCACCGGGGGCGCGGCGAAATTCGTGAGGACTCCGCCGACCGAGACATTCACGAAAAGCAGGCCGAGGGTGGCGTAGGCGAAGCGCGGGGTGGGCTTCAGCTTGTAGAACTTCTTCGCCAGCAGCATGGCGGCGATGGTCATGGCGCCGGGCTCGGTGATGAAGGAACCGAGCACCGGTCCGATGATCATGATCGAGAGCCACCACGCGGCCGGGCTTTCCTTTCCGAAGCGAGCGAAGAAGCGCAGGCAGGCTTCAGCGAAGCGCAGCACCGGCCGGGTGGAGGCAAGCGCCATGATGACCACCACGAACAGCGGCTCCGTGAAATTTACTCCGCCCAGATAACCGGTGACCGTGTCGAGGTCGTAGAACCACAGCATCGCGCCTAACAGGACGACCACCCAGATGCCGAAGATGGCCTCTACCTCGCCGAGGAAGTGGAGCATGGTGGCCTTGAAGCTGACTTTGTTGCCCGGATGGGCATGGTCGTGCTCGTGCTGGACCTTGTGGGCCAGCTTGGTGATCGGGACCGCGACGAAGGTGTGGACGATGGCGAGCAGGAAGATGATCGTGGAGACGAGCAGGAAGGGCTGTTCCTTCGCCCTGAAGGCGAGCTTGTCGCCAATGCCCTGCATTCCTGCCGCGGCCTCTTGCTGCGGGAATGCCTCCATGCGGGTGAGGAATTCCGGTGGCTTCAGGTCGTGCCCGCCGGCCGCATGCGCCGCTTCCGGGAGCAGCAGTGCGAGCACGACGGTTAGGAGAAGGAGGACGGTCTTCACGGAAAATGGAGAAGCAGCCCGGGGGCGGAGGAGTTTCTCCGTAGAGCCCCCCGTCGCAAGGGAAACCAGCCGCATTGCATCCTCGCGACGGACCCTCTAGCGTTTCCCGCATGCGCTGGTTTTGTGTCATTCCCGTCCTGTCAGTCGTGCTCCTGTTGCCCGGTTGTGGCACGGGTTCGAAGAAAAGCGACAAGCCGGAGACGGTGGGTCCTCTCGGTGGTGGTACCGGCGGCGGAACTCCGGCCCGCGTGTATGGTCCGAACTCCTTCGGAGGGACGCCCGTCAAGCAGGGCGGAAACATTTCCCCGGAGGCCCAGAAGAAGGCGCTGGAGGGCTACAATCCGGACGACAACGTCTGGACGAACCCTGACGATCCCGATGCCGAAATCCCCGAATTGGACGGCCTGTTTTCCGCTCCGAAGCAGAAGGGACCGTGGGGAGATAGCGAAACCGAGGCGCTCCGCGAATCGAAGCGGACCGGTAAGCCGCTGCTGATCTGGTTTACCGATAGCCAGAACAGCACTGCCTCCAATCTCCTGCGGGACAAGCTGTTCTCGACTCCTGATTTTGAAAAATGGGCTTCGGAGAACACCGTCCGGCTGGTGGTGGACCAAAACGTGACCAGCAAGACTCTGGCGGACCTCGACGCGAAGAAGATCCACGTGCGGAATCTAAAGAAGAAGTACAAGGCGAGCGGCTATCCCTCGCTGCACCTCCTCGCTCCGTCAGGGGAGGTCATCGGGATCTACAAGAGCTACCGCCCCGGTCAGGAAGACTTCATCTGGGGCCAGCTCAAGCAGGGGGTTTCCGTTGCCAAGGAGAGCCAGAAATCGTGGCGGGCCTCGCTGGAAAAGAAGGGTTACCGTGATTGGTCGAATGACAGCGGCAAGGTGATTTTCGCCAAGCTGGCAGCTTACCACGAGGGACAGATGATCCTGGTGGAGCCGGACGGCCAACGGGTCCGCACGCACGAGAAGAGCCTTTCGGCGGGCGACCGGGTGTGGATTCAGGACGAGAAGCGGAAGCGAGGGATCAATTGATGGCGGGCGATTTCTCCGGTCTCCGATTCCCTGCTCCCCACAGTTGACGCGGGCAGTTTCCAACACGAATACTCCGCGGCCCCGACTCCCGAAGGACCATGGAAAACGTCATCATCATCGGCACCGGCTGCGCCGGCTACACCGCCGCGATCTACACCGGCCGCGCCAATCTCACCCCGCTCATGCTCACCGGTACCCAGCCCGGCGGCCAGCTCACGACCACGACCGAGGTGGAGAATTTCCCGGGCTTCCCGGAAGGCATCATGGGCCCGGAGCTGATGATGAACATGCAGAAGCAGGCGGAGAAATTCGGTGCCCGCATCGAGTATGCGAATGTCGAGAGCGTGGCGAAAAACGCCGATGGCTCCTTTACCGTGAAGACTTCATCCGGAGAGCATCACGCCCGGACGGTCATCATCGCCACCGGTGCGGCTCCGAAGCACCTGGGCCTGCCGAATGAGCACAAGCTGATCGGCCGCGGTCTCACGTCCTGTGCGACTTGCGACGGTGCCTTCTACCGCGATGTGCCCGTGGCCGTCATCGGCGGTGGCGACAGTGCCGCCGAGGAAGCGACTTTCCTGACCCGCTTTGCCAGCAAGGTGTATCTGATTCACCGCCGCGAGGAGCTTCGCGCCTCGAAGATCATGGCCGACCGGGCCTTGGCGAACGAGAAGATCGAGCCGGTCTGGAACTCGACCGTCACCGAGTATCTCACCGATGACGCGGGCGAAGTGCGCGCCGTGACGCTGAAGAACCTGGTCACCGGCGAGGAGAGCGAGCTGGAGCTGAAGTGCGTCTTCGTGGCGATCGGCCACGTGCCTAACAGCGCCTTCCTGGGCGACCTCGTCGACAAGGACGAGAACGGCTACATCATCCAGAATGCCGGCCGCACCTCGACCAAGACGGAGGGACTTTTCGCTGCCGGAGATGTGGCGGACCACTACTACCGCCAGGCCGTGACCGCTGCCGGACAGGGCTGTGCGGCGGCGCTGGAGGCCGAGCGCTACCTCGCCGAGCACGTTTGAGACTGCCGGATTCGGGGCTGGACGCCCTATTTCCGGAAGTTATGTTTCCCGCCTCATGCGTTTCAAATCCTTCGTCGCTGCGTGTGGCTTGCTCTTTGCAGGTCTTCAGGTGGCGTCGGCGCAGGATGGTTACCTCGATTGGGCCGAAGCCAATGGCTTGGCTGGTCCTTTCGCGGAGCCGGATGCGGATTTGGACACGGACGGGATCACGAATTTGATGGCGTATGCCTTCGATATCGCGCCGGTGAACGATCCTGATGCGTGGGAGAAGGTGCCTTCGCTGGCTTTCATCGGCGATCCACCGGAGCCGGTGATGACCTTCGTGCTGCCGCGGGAGATCCCGCGTGACGTCAGCTACGTGGTCGAGCTGGTGAAGAAGGATGGGAAGCGCGTGGAGATCGCCCGGAAGAATGGCCGCGGCCCGTGGAAGGGCACTGCGGAGGTCTTCCGCCGCAAGCTGGAGGACGGCTGCACCGAGATCAGCGTGGAAGCGCCGCTCGACATGCCAATCCCGGAAGGCGAGAGCCCGCTGCGGCTGCGGGTGGAGTTTTTGCCGTGAGGTGAGGGCGGGCTGGCCTGAAGACCGGCGGTCGTAGGGGCTTCAGCCCAATTTTCGGCGATCCTCTGCGGTCAGTTCCCGCCAGGTTCCGGGTTCGATGCCTTCCAGCCTCAGTCCGCCGATGGCTGCGCGGATCAGTCGCAGGGTGGGAAAGCCCACGGCGGCGGTCATTCTGCGCACCTGTCGGTTTTTACCCTCCGTCAGTACCATTTCGATCCAGCGGTCCGGCACGCTCTTGCGAAACCTGACGGGCGGATCGCGGTGCGGGTAGTCCGGCTCGCTGAGCTCCCGTGCCTCACAGGGCAGGGTGCGGTGGCCCTTCAGATCGATCCCGCCGGCGGCGAGCTGGCGCAGCGCTTCTCCGGTCGGCTCGCCCTCCACCTGCACGTGATAGGTCCTCGGATGGCCGTGGCGGGGATCGAGCAGCCGGGCCACCAGCCGCGGCTCATTTCCGAGCAGGATCAGGCCCTCCGAATCCTGATCGAGGCGGCCGATCGGGAAGATTCCTTTGGGAAACTGGAATTCCGCGAGCGTGCGCTGGCCGGGATGATCGGGCGTGA is drawn from Luteolibacter sp. Y139 and contains these coding sequences:
- a CDS encoding riboflavin synthase, which translates into the protein MFTGLVEAIGRVRSLEPRGEQARLSLEIPFAAELEMGESVAVNGCCLTVADIDATGASFDLLGQTLAVTSLGDLTDASIVNLERALRAGDRFGGHFVQGHVDATGTVLALDQRGQDHIFDVSLPPEIAKLCIDKGSLCVDGISLTIAELTETSARFWITPHTFDVTHLPGLKAGARVNLEADLLAKHVAKLLGK
- a CDS encoding putative Na+/H+ antiporter, whose protein sequence is MKTVLLLLTVVLALLLPEAAHAAGGHDLKPPEFLTRMEAFPQQEAAAGMQGIGDKLAFRAKEQPFLLVSTIIFLLAIVHTFVAVPITKLAHKVQHEHDHAHPGNKVSFKATMLHFLGEVEAIFGIWVVVLLGAMLWFYDLDTVTGYLGGVNFTEPLFVVVIMALASTRPVLRFAEACLRFFARFGKESPAAWWLSIMIIGPVLGSFITEPGAMTIAAMLLAKKFYKLKPTPRFAYATLGLLFVNVSVGGVLTNFAAPPVLMVASKWGLTTPEMLLHYGDKAVVSILISSFLYFAIFRKELAEMAVRSGDHDGDGKGDLIEKDRPVPLFVTLTHLAFMAWTVAFAHYPPLFIGGFLFFLAFSQATEHHQSAMILRGPILVGFFLGGLVVHGGLQGWWLGPIITSLKEWPLFLGSTLLTSFNDNAAITFLASQVEGLGPQLKYAVLAGAVTGGGLTVIANAPNPAGQALLGRFFGDGVSPMKLAVGALIPTIIVAACMMFFPDRGIDEMFAAPPPKEATTESPAH
- the trxB gene encoding thioredoxin-disulfide reductase: MENVIIIGTGCAGYTAAIYTGRANLTPLMLTGTQPGGQLTTTTEVENFPGFPEGIMGPELMMNMQKQAEKFGARIEYANVESVAKNADGSFTVKTSSGEHHARTVIIATGAAPKHLGLPNEHKLIGRGLTSCATCDGAFYRDVPVAVIGGGDSAAEEATFLTRFASKVYLIHRREELRASKIMADRALANEKIEPVWNSTVTEYLTDDAGEVRAVTLKNLVTGEESELELKCVFVAIGHVPNSAFLGDLVDKDENGYIIQNAGRTSTKTEGLFAAGDVADHYYRQAVTAAGQGCAAALEAERYLAEHV
- a CDS encoding pseudouridine synthase → MLVAFHKPYGVLSQFTPDHPGQRTLAEFQFPKGIFPIGRLDQDSEGLILLGNEPRLVARLLDPRHGHPRTYHVQVEGEPTGEALRQLAAGGIDLKGHRTLPCEARELSEPDYPHRDPPVRFRKSVPDRWIEMVLTEGKNRQVRRMTAAVGFPTLRLIRAAIGGLRLEGIEPGTWRELTAEDRRKLG